A part of Candidatus Hydrogenedentota bacterium genomic DNA contains:
- a CDS encoding HDOD domain-containing protein yields MRAPKERPPDTPNVADALMGLEGLPALPSVMTRILATVADPDASALDLSPYISADQSLAATLLRIVNSAYYGRYRRVASITSAIVMLGFQEVRNIALAATAFQVFPRSRSGYDRNQLWRHSLATAMAAERVARMADLSGEGCFEAGLLHDIGKVVFDLLYPERFAQAVSEAHAREMFIREIEPVYFGMNHAAAGERLARHWDLPETVASAIGGHHADRMAGARSAALPEIVAIADFAVYQANLGENSNGRQPAGAPGDMTLLTVRQWDALVQELADIRPRIDGFLGTLP; encoded by the coding sequence ATGCGCGCGCCCAAGGAAAGGCCGCCGGACACGCCAAATGTCGCAGACGCCCTGATGGGCCTCGAAGGACTTCCCGCGTTGCCGTCCGTGATGACGCGCATCTTGGCGACCGTCGCCGACCCGGACGCCTCGGCCTTGGATTTGAGTCCGTATATTTCCGCCGACCAGAGCCTGGCGGCCACTCTCCTGCGCATTGTCAATTCCGCGTACTACGGACGTTATCGCCGTGTTGCCAGCATCACGTCCGCAATAGTCATGCTCGGTTTTCAGGAAGTGCGGAACATCGCGTTGGCCGCGACGGCTTTCCAGGTCTTTCCGCGCAGTCGTTCCGGCTACGACCGAAACCAATTGTGGCGCCATTCGCTGGCCACGGCCATGGCGGCCGAACGGGTGGCCCGGATGGCCGACCTGTCCGGCGAAGGCTGTTTTGAGGCGGGCCTGCTTCACGACATCGGCAAGGTCGTGTTCGATTTGCTGTATCCCGAGCGGTTCGCGCAGGCAGTAAGCGAGGCGCATGCGCGCGAAATGTTTATCCGCGAAATCGAGCCTGTCTATTTTGGCATGAATCATGCCGCTGCCGGCGAACGACTGGCCCGGCATTGGGATCTTCCCGAAACCGTCGCCAGCGCGATTGGCGGCCATCACGCCGATAGGATGGCCGGCGCACGATCCGCCGCCTTGCCCGAAATTGTCGCCATAGCCGATTTCGCCGTCTATCAGGCGAATTTGGGCGAAAATTCCAATGGGCGTCAACCCGCCGGCGCCCCCGGCGACATGACCCTCCTAACTGTCCGGCAGTGGGATGCTCTTGTCCAGGAACTCGCCGACATCCGCCCGCGCATTGATGGATTCCTCGGAACACTTCCCTGA
- a CDS encoding sensor domain-containing diguanylate cyclase gives MSTAKESVNEPVYERISRILGSPDTLVPVDDFALYYLLASEIARMAPGPLGESLILYLDEHTAMQVDAVDSTRLETRQIVVFGKPPVPWADAGNVRTIPWLTESLGHNLFIVAVSESFSMALVCANGNGPFRGGWTGDRDHVFRIVAELHRMGGMGEMPTRTIAGQHDRTMACAIRLMVLTTRQLTLRQMDIAADKNDLHSVLEILKAVSAKRRSHDILYVFVEQIARAVKMDRCSVVRVWGGNATAHVLASHEDETVSNLPIDLARYPEIRRTLETRQKVVVNDTRHDPLMRSCADDIAQAGVHSLIVIPVLLFDPVIGSFLLRAARTKDPFSLREISFCEIVAEAAANALERAHLFEGIQKANERLEYLAITDGLTGIYNHRYFRQRLEDEFERARRYNLPLSCLIMDIDGFKKVNDTFGHLQGDKILRTIATCTLQLVRKSDVVARYGGEEFVVIMPQTGLDGARVEAERIRKMIEDTRHEGLPSDHPVTVSVGVAIYDPDTMLDCEALIRVADSALYRAKREGKNRVVIGNLEGAES, from the coding sequence ATGAGTACAGCAAAAGAAAGTGTAAACGAGCCGGTTTACGAACGGATTTCGCGGATTCTTGGAAGTCCGGATACGCTTGTTCCTGTGGACGATTTTGCGCTTTATTACCTGCTGGCCAGCGAGATTGCGCGGATGGCCCCCGGCCCCTTGGGGGAATCCTTGATTCTGTATCTGGACGAGCATACGGCTATGCAGGTGGATGCCGTTGACAGTACGCGGCTCGAAACCCGGCAGATTGTCGTGTTTGGGAAGCCCCCTGTCCCATGGGCGGATGCCGGCAACGTGCGGACAATCCCGTGGCTGACGGAATCCCTGGGACATAACTTGTTCATTGTGGCGGTTTCAGAATCCTTCAGCATGGCGCTTGTTTGCGCCAATGGAAATGGGCCTTTTCGCGGCGGATGGACCGGCGACAGGGACCATGTGTTCCGGATCGTGGCCGAATTACACAGGATGGGCGGAATGGGGGAAATGCCCACCCGTACAATCGCGGGACAACACGATCGAACGATGGCCTGCGCCATTCGCCTGATGGTATTGACAACCCGGCAATTGACCTTGCGCCAAATGGATATTGCCGCCGACAAAAACGACCTACATTCCGTGCTTGAAATTTTGAAGGCCGTGTCGGCCAAACGCCGATCGCATGATATCCTCTACGTCTTCGTCGAACAGATCGCCCGTGCCGTGAAAATGGACCGGTGCTCCGTTGTGCGCGTATGGGGCGGAAACGCAACGGCCCACGTGCTGGCGTCGCACGAAGATGAAACCGTCTCCAATCTGCCCATCGATCTGGCCCGATACCCCGAAATCCGGCGCACGCTCGAAACCCGCCAGAAAGTCGTGGTCAACGACACGCGGCACGATCCACTCATGCGTTCCTGCGCGGACGACATTGCCCAGGCGGGCGTTCATTCGCTTATCGTGATTCCCGTGCTGCTGTTCGACCCGGTCATCGGCTCGTTTCTCTTGCGCGCCGCCAGAACCAAGGACCCTTTCTCCCTTCGCGAAATCAGTTTCTGCGAAATCGTCGCCGAAGCCGCCGCGAATGCCCTGGAACGCGCCCATCTTTTCGAGGGCATCCAGAAAGCCAATGAACGCCTCGAATATCTAGCCATCACCGACGGTTTGACGGGCATTTACAACCATCGCTATTTCCGCCAGCGGCTGGAGGATGAATTCGAACGGGCCCGCCGCTATAACCTGCCGCTGTCGTGCCTGATTATGGACATTGACGGTTTCAAGAAGGTGAATGACACCTTCGGACATCTTCAGGGCGACAAAATATTACGCACGATTGCCACTTGCACACTCCAACTGGTGCGTAAAAGCGATGTCGTCGCGCGTTACGGCGGGGAGGAATTCGTCGTCATCATGCCGCAGACGGGTCTCGACGGCGCGCGCGTCGAGGCCGAACGCATTCGGAAAATGATTGAAGATACACGGCATGAAGGCCTGCCGTCCGACCATCCCGTCACCGTCAGTGTCGGCGTGGCCATCTATGATCCCGACACCATGCTCGATTGCGAGGCCCTGATTCGCGTGGCGGACAGCGCCCTGTATCGCGCCAAGCGTGAAGGAAAAAATCGCGTTGTCATTGGAAACCTGGAAGGAGCCGAATCGTGA
- a CDS encoding serine/threonine-protein kinase: MLSFLSKRKKRGIAADEIPEGAIANLDELELELTHVGRYEIVAPIGSGGMGTVYKAIDRERDLTVAIKVLDRRYDLDKRRRSRDYLGREIEIAASLNHPAIVKIHKEIIVQEDRQGHMRRCLLMEFVDGPNLRKYIQDRSLTFRQMMEICRNLCMGLDFLHQHNVIHRDIKPENFLLTRDLRHVKIVDFGLSKMATGWRAFFDKGAGGTRRYMSPEQLARGTIDARSDIFSFGVTMYEMFSGRHPCNGQDIREVLRQLRSSQYCFEPPSKYNSEITPQVDKVILKALRRNPDNRYQSMTELLLDLSRMGESRI, from the coding sequence ATGTTATCGTTTTTGTCAAAACGCAAAAAAAGGGGCATCGCCGCCGACGAAATCCCAGAAGGGGCGATTGCCAATCTCGATGAACTTGAACTCGAGCTGACGCATGTCGGCCGCTACGAAATCGTGGCGCCCATCGGCAGCGGCGGAATGGGAACCGTATACAAGGCCATCGATCGCGAACGGGATTTGACCGTGGCGATCAAGGTGCTGGACCGCCGCTACGATTTGGACAAGCGCCGCCGCAGCCGCGATTATCTTGGACGGGAAATCGAAATCGCGGCATCGCTCAACCATCCGGCCATCGTCAAGATCCACAAGGAAATTATCGTACAGGAAGACCGTCAGGGGCACATGCGGCGATGTCTGCTCATGGAATTCGTGGACGGGCCGAATCTGCGCAAATACATACAGGACCGTTCGCTGACATTCCGCCAAATGATGGAGATCTGTCGAAACCTCTGCATGGGACTTGACTTCCTGCATCAACACAACGTCATTCACCGCGACATCAAACCGGAAAATTTTTTGTTGACCCGAGATTTGCGGCATGTAAAAATAGTGGATTTCGGCTTGTCGAAAATGGCCACGGGCTGGCGCGCGTTTTTTGACAAGGGCGCGGGCGGCACGCGGCGCTACATGTCGCCCGAACAATTGGCCAGGGGCACAATTGATGCGCGATCGGACATCTTTTCGTTCGGTGTGACCATGTACGAAATGTTCAGCGGACGTCATCCGTGCAATGGGCAAGACATTCGTGAGGTGCTTCGGCAATTGCGCAGCAGCCAATACTGTTTTGAACCGCCCTCGAAATACAACAGCGAAATCACGCCGCAAGTGGACAAGGTCATTCTCAAGGCCTTGCGCCGAAATCCGGACAATCGTTACCAAAGCATGACGGAACTATTGCTCGACCTGTCGCGGATGGGAGAATCGCGCATCTGA
- a CDS encoding L,D-transpeptidase family protein, which translates to MLKPPKERSLLRIVLIICLLAALAGAGIALSRRIMPSRLPVPSVRSTIQPNLDKARELAGEGKSAEAIAMLKTLAGAGRSAEALEAAIELARVEKESGHVPESLKTLERVYRDFASTPNYARAATAYARALDDGGQQQEATKIYEEVLASAPKEMAVGALIGLGRQAERANDLLKARDFYRQAVAAAAWDSPDWNDALDALGKVNVTLIFSPQETPESKRYAVQRGDSITSIGNALNTTQGLLMRANGIDENTVLNLGKLLKYTPKDFRIVIERSKLRLFLVDKDGIFKRYKVGLGKPGHETTLGSYKLGNKEKNPIWHKPGAGPIPAGDPANELGTRWMPLIPERDNLPKDLGIHGTIRPETVGQYSSNGCARLLPDEIEELYDLVVRSTPVDIVETFSPDSDIQQPSAPESSTGTL; encoded by the coding sequence ATGCTGAAACCTCCCAAAGAACGGTCCCTGTTGCGGATTGTCCTGATAATATGCCTGCTGGCAGCCTTGGCGGGCGCGGGAATCGCGTTGAGCCGGCGCATCATGCCGTCCCGGCTGCCGGTCCCCTCTGTGCGCAGCACGATTCAGCCAAACCTTGACAAGGCCCGGGAACTGGCCGGCGAGGGAAAATCCGCCGAGGCCATCGCCATGTTGAAAACCCTTGCCGGCGCCGGACGCAGCGCTGAAGCCCTCGAAGCCGCCATCGAACTCGCGAGGGTCGAAAAGGAATCCGGCCACGTCCCCGAATCCTTGAAAACACTTGAACGCGTTTACCGCGACTTTGCCTCGACACCGAATTATGCCCGAGCCGCCACAGCCTATGCGCGCGCCCTTGATGATGGCGGCCAACAGCAAGAGGCCACAAAAATTTACGAGGAAGTCTTGGCAAGCGCGCCAAAGGAAATGGCCGTCGGCGCCTTGATTGGCCTCGGACGCCAGGCGGAAAGAGCCAACGATCTCCTCAAGGCCCGGGATTTCTATCGCCAAGCCGTGGCCGCGGCGGCATGGGACAGCCCCGACTGGAATGATGCGCTGGATGCATTGGGCAAAGTCAACGTGACGCTCATTTTTTCGCCGCAGGAAACCCCGGAGAGCAAGCGCTACGCCGTCCAGCGCGGCGACAGCATAACCAGCATCGGAAATGCCCTGAACACCACCCAAGGCTTGCTGATGCGCGCCAATGGAATTGACGAAAACACGGTGCTCAATCTCGGGAAACTCCTCAAATATACCCCCAAGGACTTCCGTATCGTCATTGAGCGATCAAAACTTCGCCTTTTTCTGGTGGACAAGGACGGAATTTTCAAGCGTTACAAGGTCGGACTAGGCAAGCCGGGCCATGAAACAACGCTCGGATCGTATAAGTTGGGCAACAAGGAAAAAAATCCCATCTGGCACAAACCCGGCGCCGGCCCCATTCCTGCCGGGGATCCCGCCAATGAACTCGGCACACGCTGGATGCCCCTAATTCCTGAACGCGACAATCTGCCCAAGGATCTGGGCATTCATGGAACCATCCGCCCGGAAACTGTGGGGCAGTATAGTTCGAATGGTTGTGCGCGCCTGTTGCCCGATGAAATCGAGGAACTCTACGATCTGGTCGTCCGTTCGACGCCCGTGGATATTGTCGAAACCTTTTCGCCGGACAGCGACATCCAGCAGCCGTCCGCACCGGAAAGTTCTACGGGAACCCTTTGA
- the recJ gene encoding single-stranded-DNA-specific exonuclease RecJ has translation MAAIHDIVAIDGPAGAGKSTVARRTAAALGYAFLDTGAMYRAATWRALHHGVDLDDPSATAASTRAMRLEMPVVEGIQRIWVDGCDVTEAIRTPDITRMVCKLDQNADVRAPLVALQRAFGAKQPTVAEGRDMGTVVFPDARCKIYLDASIEARTRRRAAELRQKGLPVNEAELREEIRIRDEQAMTRAVSPLRRADDAVYLDTTNLTIDEVVEKIVALVKSRTNRSAHAPDSGALCADSKSPISARPWKVLEADTKTVSSLCRALGVPRIVAHLLASRGIGDPDAARAFLSPSMDRLSDPLSLTDMDRAVDRLRQARARGERVLLFGDYDVDGIAGTALLYLALKRFGLANCSYALPSRLIEGYGIAPEHVEAARADGVRLIVTVDNGINARDAAEAARLAGIDLIVTDHHQPEGEPPHACAVVNPKREDPGHPMSGACGAAVAFHLARALTGEDHEIDLAALGTIADIMPLVGENRILAAVGLKRMGRKPRAGLAQLAAVSKVSLNEIVAEKITFQLAPRINAAGRLGTGDLPLRLLLTDDPREALTIARDLDAANNERKRIEQCVFEEAAAAIEAEGVPGHGIALARRGWHQGVIGVVAARLLSAYHRPIALIAIDEDGIGRASARSIPGLDLMKALEGCKDHIVRFGGHAAAAGFTIKEASFPAFREAFAAQTPVATDENGGVPALGIDSIVSFSELTPRIIAELNRLEPFGHGNPAPLFCTYGVRPLPNSYAVMRNGHARIMLQQGPAMLRAVGFGMAESLRAYANAPLLDVAFVAGFNTFRDETTVQLTLKDVRVAGDSGIPSGEVRA, from the coding sequence ATGGCGGCGATACACGACATTGTGGCGATAGACGGTCCCGCTGGAGCGGGGAAAAGCACGGTGGCCCGCCGGACGGCCGCCGCGTTGGGATACGCCTTTCTCGATACCGGCGCGATGTACCGGGCCGCGACATGGCGCGCGCTTCATCACGGCGTGGATTTGGACGATCCATCGGCCACGGCCGCTTCAACGCGGGCCATGCGGCTTGAAATGCCGGTCGTCGAGGGCATTCAACGTATTTGGGTGGACGGATGCGACGTGACGGAGGCGATTCGGACGCCGGACATTACGCGGATGGTCTGCAAGTTGGACCAGAACGCCGATGTGCGCGCGCCGTTGGTCGCGTTGCAGCGGGCTTTTGGCGCAAAACAGCCGACGGTGGCCGAGGGGCGCGACATGGGCACTGTCGTGTTTCCGGATGCCCGGTGCAAGATCTACCTGGATGCCTCGATCGAAGCGCGCACGCGGCGCCGGGCCGCCGAATTGCGCCAGAAAGGCCTTCCGGTCAATGAGGCCGAACTTCGCGAGGAGATTCGGATTCGGGACGAACAGGCCATGACCCGCGCGGTATCCCCCCTGCGTCGCGCGGACGACGCCGTGTATCTCGACACCACGAACTTGACGATAGACGAAGTGGTTGAAAAAATCGTCGCTTTGGTCAAATCAAGAACGAATCGCAGTGCCCATGCCCCAGACTCCGGCGCCCTTTGCGCAGATTCCAAATCTCCAATCTCCGCGCGTCCATGGAAAGTGCTCGAAGCCGACACCAAGACGGTTTCCTCGTTATGCAGGGCGCTCGGCGTGCCGCGCATTGTGGCGCATTTGCTTGCCTCGCGCGGGATTGGCGATCCGGACGCCGCGCGGGCTTTTCTGTCGCCTTCGATGGACAGGCTGTCCGATCCGTTATCGCTGACGGACATGGATCGCGCGGTCGATCGGCTACGGCAGGCACGGGCGCGTGGCGAGCGCGTTTTACTGTTCGGCGACTATGACGTGGACGGCATTGCCGGCACGGCGCTGCTGTACCTTGCCCTGAAACGTTTCGGGCTTGCGAATTGTTCCTACGCGCTGCCCAGCCGCCTGATTGAAGGCTACGGCATCGCCCCCGAACACGTCGAGGCGGCGCGCGCGGACGGGGTGCGATTGATTGTAACCGTAGACAACGGCATCAACGCGCGCGACGCAGCGGAAGCGGCGCGGCTGGCCGGTATTGACCTGATCGTGACGGACCATCATCAACCGGAAGGCGAACCGCCACATGCCTGCGCGGTGGTCAATCCCAAGCGCGAAGATCCGGGCCATCCCATGTCCGGCGCCTGTGGAGCGGCCGTTGCGTTCCATCTGGCCCGCGCGCTGACAGGGGAAGACCACGAGATCGATCTCGCGGCTTTAGGCACAATCGCGGACATCATGCCGCTGGTGGGCGAAAACCGGATATTGGCCGCAGTGGGCCTCAAAAGAATGGGACGAAAGCCCCGCGCTGGCTTGGCGCAACTGGCGGCCGTTTCAAAAGTGTCCCTCAACGAAATCGTGGCGGAAAAGATCACGTTTCAACTGGCGCCGCGCATCAATGCGGCGGGTCGGCTCGGTACGGGGGATCTGCCCTTGCGGCTCCTATTGACGGACGATCCGCGGGAAGCCCTGACGATTGCGCGCGATCTCGACGCGGCCAACAACGAGCGGAAACGCATCGAACAGTGCGTGTTCGAGGAGGCCGCCGCGGCCATCGAAGCCGAAGGTGTTCCTGGACACGGCATCGCGCTGGCCCGGCGCGGATGGCACCAGGGCGTAATCGGCGTCGTGGCCGCGCGCTTGCTTTCGGCGTATCATCGTCCGATAGCCCTGATCGCAATTGATGAGGACGGGATCGGACGCGCCTCGGCCCGAAGCATCCCGGGACTGGATCTCATGAAGGCGCTGGAAGGCTGCAAGGATCACATAGTCCGGTTCGGCGGACATGCCGCAGCCGCCGGATTCACGATCAAGGAGGCCTCTTTTCCGGCTTTTCGTGAGGCCTTTGCCGCACAGACTCCAGTTGCGACAGACGAGAACGGCGGCGTTCCGGCGTTGGGTATTGACTCGATTGTTTCCTTTTCCGAATTGACCCCCCGGATCATCGCCGAACTAAACCGGCTTGAACCGTTCGGCCACGGCAATCCCGCCCCGCTGTTCTGTACATACGGCGTGCGGCCCTTGCCTAATTCCTATGCGGTCATGCGCAATGGACATGCCCGAATCATGCTCCAGCAAGGGCCGGCAATGTTGCGTGCAGTCGGTTTTGGCATGGCGGAATCGTTGCGCGCGTACGCAAACGCCCCACTGCTGGATGTCGCCTTTGTCGCCGGATTCAATACCTTCCGGGATGAAACCACCGTTCAGCTGACGCTCAAGGACGTGCGGGTGGCCGGGGATTCCGGCATTCCATCGGGCGAGGTGCGCGCATGA